A single genomic interval of Saccharothrix saharensis harbors:
- a CDS encoding winged helix-turn-helix transcriptional regulator — protein MAHVKVADELCTVSLPAALLGERWTLLLLRQAFLGTRRFEDFQTAMDISRSVLTERLGTLVEEGILRREAYKDVRTRYEYRLTEKGLDLYPVLMALRKWGDRWMSPAEGPSFDLHHRACGGDVGVHVACEGCGAELTARDVRVTPLRDSGA, from the coding sequence ATGGCCCACGTGAAGGTTGCCGACGAGCTGTGCACGGTGTCGCTGCCCGCCGCCCTGCTGGGCGAGCGCTGGACGTTGTTGCTGCTCAGGCAGGCGTTCCTGGGCACGCGGCGGTTCGAGGACTTCCAGACCGCCATGGACATCTCGCGCAGCGTGCTGACCGAGCGGCTGGGCACGCTGGTCGAGGAGGGCATCCTGCGCCGCGAGGCGTACAAGGACGTGCGCACGCGGTACGAGTACCGGCTGACCGAGAAGGGCCTCGACCTCTACCCGGTGCTGATGGCGCTGCGGAAGTGGGGCGACCGCTGGATGTCACCGGCCGAGGGGCCGTCGTTCGACCTGCACCACCGCGCGTGCGGCGGCGACGTCGGCGTGCACGTGGCGTGCGAGGGCTGCGGCGCCGAGCTGACCGCGCGCGACGTCCGCGTCACGCCGCTGCGCGACTCAGGCGCGTGA